In Holophagales bacterium, one DNA window encodes the following:
- a CDS encoding deoxyribonuclease IV translates to MSRRAASSPSPRALPPLGAHVSAAGGLAEAVRRGEALACSALQVFVKSPSQWRAKPLAAEDAQAFRAARAASGIGPVVAHAAYLINLAAPDGETLERSRAALADELDRCALCGIDALVLHPGAHMGQGREAGLERTAASLDAVLGGRAADGPRLLLELTAGQGTVLGSRLGEIARMIELAACGPRLGLCVDTCHAFAAGYALDEAPGYEAFWREVDTTLGFARLGAIHLNDSVGACGSHRDRHANLGDGLLGFELFARLLRDERLARVPMLLETPMGDDGEGHARDLARLRALAS, encoded by the coding sequence ATGAGCCGACGTGCCGCCTCCTCCCCTTCTCCTCGTGCCCTGCCGCCGCTCGGCGCGCACGTCTCGGCCGCAGGTGGGCTCGCCGAAGCGGTTCGCCGCGGCGAGGCGCTCGCCTGCTCCGCCCTCCAGGTGTTCGTCAAGAGCCCGAGCCAGTGGCGTGCCAAGCCGCTCGCGGCGGAGGATGCCCAGGCCTTTCGTGCCGCCCGTGCGGCGAGCGGTATCGGCCCGGTCGTCGCCCACGCCGCCTACCTGATCAACCTCGCGGCGCCCGACGGCGAGACCCTCGAGCGCTCGCGGGCCGCCCTCGCCGACGAGCTCGATCGCTGCGCGCTCTGTGGCATCGACGCCCTCGTCCTGCACCCGGGAGCTCACATGGGGCAGGGTCGCGAGGCCGGTCTCGAGCGGACTGCCGCCTCGCTCGACGCGGTGCTCGGTGGGAGGGCGGCGGACGGCCCGCGCCTGCTGCTCGAGCTGACCGCAGGTCAGGGGACGGTCCTCGGCTCGAGGCTCGGCGAGATCGCGCGGATGATCGAGCTCGCCGCTTGCGGGCCTCGGCTCGGCCTTTGCGTCGACACCTGTCATGCCTTCGCCGCCGGCTATGCGCTCGACGAAGCTCCAGGCTACGAGGCGTTCTGGCGTGAGGTCGACACGACGCTGGGCTTCGCCCGGCTGGGGGCGATCCACCTCAACGACTCGGTGGGAGCGTGCGGTTCGCACCGCGACCGTCACGCCAATCTCGGCGACGGGCTCCTGGGGTTCGAGCTCTTCGCCCGTCTCTTGCGTGACGAACGACTGGCGCGCGTCCCGATGCTGCTCGAGACGCCGATGGGCGACGACGGCGAGGGGCACGCCCGGGATCTCGCCCGCCTGCGTGCCCTCGCTTCGTGA
- a CDS encoding redoxin domain-containing protein, whose translation MPLNIGEEALNFDLTSSEDVLIMLRDEVARTPVVLYVFRDAADPGVIDDLVALGAAVGELGRRRAKVLAVAKQPLAGLKQLQVERKLLFPLLHDDRDFCTAYGVPAPEEGSTSRPALLLVGRDQRVRWQAGAGVRAAAVLPELFKQLEAENPPSATYPRRVINRFIGRGVRRAG comes from the coding sequence ATGCCGCTCAACATCGGTGAGGAAGCCCTCAACTTCGACCTGACCTCGAGCGAGGACGTGCTGATCATGCTGCGCGACGAAGTGGCGCGCACGCCGGTCGTGCTCTACGTCTTCCGCGACGCCGCCGACCCCGGCGTGATCGACGATCTCGTCGCGCTCGGCGCCGCCGTCGGCGAGCTCGGACGACGGCGCGCCAAGGTGCTCGCGGTCGCCAAGCAGCCGCTCGCCGGCCTCAAGCAGTTGCAGGTCGAACGCAAGCTTCTCTTTCCTCTGCTTCACGACGATCGCGACTTCTGCACCGCCTACGGCGTGCCGGCCCCCGAAGAGGGATCGACGAGCCGGCCGGCGCTGCTGCTCGTCGGGCGCGACCAGCGGGTTCGCTGGCAGGCCGGCGCCGGCGTCCGCGCCGCCGCGGTGCTGCCCGAGCTGTTCAAGCAGCTCGAGGCGGAGAATCCGCCGAGCGCCACCTACCCGCGACGGGTGATCAACCGTTTCATCGGCCGCGGCGTGCGTCGCGCCGGCTGA
- the rseP gene encoding RIP metalloprotease RseP codes for MTNLLGNTVAFIFALGIIIFVHESGHYLAAKAFGMRVLTFSLGFGKRLWGFRRGETDYQLAALPLGGYVKLSGEEPGEGGDDPRDFPNRPRWQRIVVYLAGPAMNAVLAIVLVAVLFMVGIEVPALQNIPTEVGSVEPGSPGALAGILPGDEVVAINGKSVDRWQEVAFAVMTSVGKELTLDLERDGKRSSVHLVPQKLPDVDLGDAGIYPRVLPKVAGVTPDSPAQRAGFQPGDEVRGVDGRRLANPAEFVQYIEGKTGVEVRVEVLRGGTPTTLAVVPADQDGKGKIGVALTISQRYGPARAFVESVRFNGQIARQSLVVVGKIFTREVKARSALAGPIEIAAQSGAAARSGVKNLVYLIAVISVSIGLLNLFPVPLLDGGQIFLLLVESVLRRDLPDTLKERINQVGLVLIILLMATVLVFDITKNLPASLRPGL; via the coding sequence ATGACCAACCTCCTCGGCAACACCGTCGCTTTCATCTTCGCGCTCGGCATCATCATCTTCGTCCACGAGTCGGGGCACTACCTCGCGGCGAAGGCCTTCGGCATGCGGGTGCTCACCTTCTCGCTCGGCTTCGGCAAGCGCCTCTGGGGCTTCCGGCGCGGGGAGACCGACTACCAGCTCGCCGCGCTGCCGCTCGGTGGCTACGTCAAGCTCTCGGGCGAAGAGCCCGGCGAGGGCGGCGACGACCCGCGCGACTTCCCGAACCGGCCGCGCTGGCAGCGCATCGTCGTCTACCTCGCCGGACCGGCGATGAACGCCGTGCTCGCCATCGTCCTCGTCGCGGTGCTCTTCATGGTCGGCATCGAGGTGCCGGCGCTGCAGAACATCCCCACCGAGGTGGGGTCCGTCGAGCCCGGCTCGCCGGGCGCGCTGGCCGGGATCCTCCCCGGCGACGAGGTCGTGGCGATCAACGGCAAGTCGGTCGACCGCTGGCAGGAGGTCGCCTTTGCGGTGATGACCTCGGTCGGCAAGGAGCTGACCCTGGACCTCGAGCGCGACGGAAAGCGCTCGAGCGTCCACCTCGTGCCGCAGAAGCTGCCGGACGTCGATCTCGGCGACGCCGGGATCTACCCGCGCGTGCTGCCGAAGGTCGCCGGGGTCACGCCCGATAGCCCGGCGCAGCGCGCCGGATTCCAGCCCGGCGACGAGGTGCGCGGCGTCGACGGCCGCCGGCTGGCCAACCCGGCCGAGTTCGTGCAGTACATCGAGGGGAAGACCGGCGTCGAGGTGCGCGTCGAGGTGCTGCGCGGCGGCACCCCGACGACCCTCGCCGTGGTGCCTGCCGATCAGGACGGCAAGGGGAAGATCGGCGTCGCCCTGACCATCTCGCAGCGCTACGGCCCGGCGCGCGCTTTCGTCGAGAGCGTGCGCTTCAACGGCCAGATCGCGCGACAGAGCCTGGTCGTGGTGGGCAAGATCTTCACCCGCGAGGTCAAGGCCCGCTCCGCCCTCGCCGGTCCGATCGAGATCGCCGCACAGAGCGGCGCCGCGGCGCGCAGCGGCGTGAAGAACCTCGTCTACCTGATCGCCGTGATCAGCGTGAGCATCGGACTGCTCAACCTCTTCCCGGTCCCGCTGCTCGACGGCGGCCAGATCTTCCTGCTGCTCGTCGAGTCGGTGCTGCGCCGCGACCTTCCCGACACGCTCAAGGAACGCATCAACCAGGTGGGCCTGGTCCTCATCATCCTGCTGATGGCCACGGTCCTCGTCTTCGACATCACCAAGAATCTTCCCGCCAGCCTGCGCCCGGGACTCTGA
- a CDS encoding 1-deoxy-D-xylulose-5-phosphate reductoisomerase has product MRQRLALLGATGSIGASALEVVRHHPDRLEVVTLAAHGRHPAKLAAMARELGVRLVAVADEDAARALRAELPTTIPVLVGRAGLEAAATHPDVDRVVAAMVGAAGLPAVHAALAAGKDVALANKESLVVAGTLLTELAARTGAAILPIDSEHVALHQALRSGAREEVRRLVLTASGGPFLHRDAATWEAIRPEEALRHPTWSMGAKITIDSATLMNKGLELIEASHLFALGPERIDVIVHPQSIVHSLVEYRDGSWVAQLARNDMALPIQYALSLPERWENSFPRLDLAALGSLTFLALDDRRFPSVRLARQALASGESAPAVLNAANEEAVHAFLGGRLAFPAIFDTVAEVLDLHRPVPVPTLEDALAWDDWGRRRAHEVLARA; this is encoded by the coding sequence GTGAGACAGCGTCTCGCCCTGCTCGGCGCCACCGGCTCGATCGGGGCGAGCGCCCTCGAGGTCGTCCGGCACCACCCGGACCGCCTCGAGGTGGTGACGCTCGCCGCCCACGGCCGCCACCCGGCAAAGCTCGCCGCCATGGCCCGCGAGCTCGGCGTGCGGCTGGTGGCGGTGGCGGACGAGGACGCGGCTCGCGCCCTGCGTGCCGAGCTGCCGACCACGATCCCCGTGCTCGTCGGGCGCGCCGGTCTCGAAGCGGCGGCCACCCACCCGGACGTCGACCGCGTCGTCGCGGCGATGGTCGGCGCCGCCGGCCTGCCGGCGGTGCACGCCGCGCTCGCCGCCGGCAAGGACGTCGCACTCGCCAACAAGGAGTCGCTGGTGGTCGCCGGAACGCTGCTGACCGAGCTCGCGGCGCGCACCGGCGCCGCCATCCTGCCGATCGACAGCGAGCACGTCGCGCTGCATCAGGCGCTGCGTTCGGGCGCACGCGAGGAGGTTCGCCGGCTGGTGCTGACCGCCTCGGGCGGCCCCTTCCTGCACCGCGACGCGGCGACGTGGGAGGCGATCCGTCCGGAAGAGGCGTTGCGCCACCCGACGTGGAGCATGGGGGCGAAGATCACCATCGACTCGGCGACCCTGATGAACAAGGGGCTGGAGCTGATCGAAGCGAGCCACCTGTTCGCCCTCGGCCCGGAGCGCATCGACGTGATCGTGCACCCGCAGTCGATCGTCCACTCGCTGGTCGAGTACCGCGACGGCTCGTGGGTCGCCCAACTGGCACGCAACGACATGGCGTTGCCGATCCAGTACGCGCTCTCGCTGCCCGAGCGCTGGGAGAACTCCTTTCCCCGCCTCGACCTCGCGGCCCTCGGCTCCCTCACCTTCCTCGCCCTCGACGACCGGCGCTTTCCCAGCGTCCGCCTGGCGCGGCAGGCGCTCGCTTCCGGCGAAAGCGCCCCGGCGGTGCTCAACGCCGCCAACGAGGAGGCGGTCCACGCCTTTCTCGGCGGCCGACTCGCCTTCCCGGCGATCTTCGACACCGTTGCCGAGGTACTCGATCTCCACCGCCCCGTCCCCGTACCGACGCTCGAGGACGCCCTCGCCTGGGACGACTGGGGACGGCGCCGGGCGCACGAGGTTTTGGCCCGGGCCTAG
- a CDS encoding phosphatidate cytidylyltransferase — protein sequence MQRLLTALVAVPLALTAIFMLPPVAFFLVIAFLLDWAALEFLHLVRPLAPRAPLGALLVLVPLAAWGMAWALGPGRSAPAGTVLLVAAALLALGSGSLVLFARTPVGEALPALAVLGFGIPYFALPTASLYELQRLDPWVMFLLCAIVWLGDSAAFYVGTSIGRHRLAPVVSPKKTWEGAAAGLLVGVGATAVWSAWRLGRVDGILLAVGAATAVAAQVGDLVESVIKRSAGVKDSGGVLPGHGGVFDRLDAMLFAAPALLLGLLLTGLEIGRR from the coding sequence ATGCAACGTCTGCTGACCGCTCTCGTCGCCGTTCCGCTCGCGCTGACCGCGATCTTCATGCTGCCCCCGGTGGCGTTCTTTCTGGTGATCGCCTTCCTGCTCGACTGGGCGGCGCTCGAGTTCCTTCACCTGGTCCGCCCCCTCGCGCCGCGTGCGCCGCTCGGCGCGCTTCTCGTGCTGGTACCGCTCGCCGCCTGGGGGATGGCGTGGGCGCTCGGTCCCGGCCGCAGCGCGCCGGCCGGGACGGTGTTGCTCGTCGCCGCTGCCCTGCTCGCCCTCGGCAGCGGCTCGCTCGTCCTCTTCGCCCGCACCCCGGTCGGCGAGGCGCTGCCCGCCCTCGCGGTGCTCGGCTTCGGCATTCCCTACTTCGCCCTGCCGACGGCGAGCCTCTACGAGCTGCAGCGTCTCGACCCCTGGGTGATGTTCCTGCTCTGCGCCATCGTCTGGCTCGGCGACAGCGCCGCCTTCTACGTCGGCACGTCCATCGGCCGCCACCGCCTCGCACCGGTGGTCAGTCCGAAGAAGACCTGGGAGGGCGCCGCTGCCGGGCTGCTCGTCGGCGTCGGGGCGACCGCGGTCTGGAGCGCCTGGCGGCTCGGCCGCGTGGACGGAATCCTCCTGGCCGTCGGCGCCGCCACCGCGGTCGCCGCCCAGGTGGGGGACCTCGTCGAGTCGGTAATCAAGCGCAGCGCCGGGGTGAAGGATTCGGGCGGGGTCCTGCCGGGCCACGGCGGCGTCTTCGACCGCCTCGATGCGATGCTCTTCGCCGCCCCGGCCCTGCTCCTCGGCCTCCTGCTCACGGGTCTCGAGATCGGGCGGCGGTGA
- a CDS encoding isoprenyl transferase, whose protein sequence is MVDFERLAPPGTPEADLARRLDPSRLPRHVAVIMDGNGRWAKARALPRVEGHRHGVEAVRDTVEASAQLGLAALTLYAFSVENWKRPRFEIWTLMNLLKEYLRRELRTLVDNGIELRILGRWEELDRSVVREVEHALAATAGGTRMILNIALNYSGRCEIVDACRRIVADWAAGKPVEIDEETLSRYLYTAGLPDPDLLIRTSGEMRVSNFLLWQIAYSEIWVTPTLWPDFRRRELFEALLAYQSRERRFGAIQAGAPRAGSEQQGAESAP, encoded by the coding sequence ATGGTCGACTTCGAACGCCTCGCCCCGCCGGGCACCCCGGAGGCCGACCTCGCGCGGCGGCTCGATCCGTCGCGCCTGCCGCGCCACGTCGCCGTCATCATGGACGGCAACGGGCGCTGGGCGAAGGCCCGCGCCCTGCCGCGCGTCGAAGGGCATCGCCACGGCGTCGAGGCGGTGCGAGACACGGTCGAGGCCTCGGCTCAGCTCGGGCTCGCGGCGCTGACGCTCTACGCCTTCTCGGTGGAGAACTGGAAGCGTCCGCGCTTCGAGATCTGGACCTTGATGAACCTGCTCAAGGAGTATCTGCGGCGCGAGCTGCGGACCCTGGTCGACAACGGCATCGAGCTGCGCATCCTCGGCCGCTGGGAAGAGCTCGACCGCAGTGTCGTCCGCGAGGTCGAGCATGCCCTCGCCGCCACCGCCGGCGGCACGCGGATGATCCTCAACATCGCGCTCAACTACTCGGGGCGTTGCGAGATCGTCGATGCCTGCCGCCGCATCGTCGCCGACTGGGCGGCAGGCAAGCCGGTCGAGATCGACGAGGAGACGCTTTCGCGCTACCTCTACACCGCCGGCCTGCCGGACCCGGATCTGCTCATCCGCACCTCGGGGGAGATGCGAGTGAGCAATTTCCTGCTCTGGCAGATCGCCTACAGCGAGATCTGGGTCACCCCGACGCTCTGGCCCGACTTCCGCCGACGCGAGCTCTTCGAGGCGCTCCTGGCCTACCAGAGCCGCGAGCGTCGCTTCGGCGCCATCCAGGCGGGAGCGCCGCGCGCCGGCTCGGAGCAGCAGGGGGCCGAGTCGGCTCCCTAG
- the truA gene encoding tRNA pseudouridine(38-40) synthase TruA — protein sequence MLTSKSTRPFRLARLALVRFRLTVAYLGQPFAGWQRQPNAPTVQAALEEALAALAGQRVVTTGAGRTDAGVHARGQVVHGTLPRPLPVRALVHGVNAHLPASVRVLEAQLAPAGFDARRHAEAKEYLYRLSRAAVVSPFEAPFLWQVPSRLDLARLRAGTAPLVGRHDFAAFALSGGSHRSSVRTVYLAEWSEAGPELTFRVVGDGFLRGMVRGLVGTLVEIGLGRREPAGLGGLLAGGVRADAGPTAPAAGLCLARVFYPTAWGGPPWDDRQDASRALSVC from the coding sequence ATGCTGACGTCCAAGTCTACACGGCCGTTCCGCCTTGCTAGGCTGGCGCTCGTGCGCTTTCGCCTCACCGTCGCCTACCTCGGCCAGCCCTTCGCCGGCTGGCAGCGTCAGCCGAACGCCCCGACGGTCCAGGCGGCCCTCGAGGAGGCGCTCGCGGCGCTCGCGGGTCAACGGGTGGTGACGACCGGGGCCGGGCGCACCGATGCCGGCGTCCATGCACGCGGCCAGGTCGTCCACGGCACCTTGCCGCGCCCGCTTCCCGTGCGGGCGCTGGTCCACGGCGTCAACGCCCACCTACCCGCGTCGGTTCGGGTGCTCGAGGCGCAGCTCGCCCCCGCGGGGTTCGACGCCCGGCGGCACGCCGAGGCCAAGGAGTACCTCTACCGCCTCTCGCGCGCCGCGGTGGTCTCACCGTTCGAAGCGCCGTTCCTCTGGCAGGTCCCGTCGCGACTCGATCTCGCGCGCCTCCGCGCCGGCACGGCGCCGCTCGTCGGCCGGCACGACTTCGCCGCCTTCGCCCTGAGCGGCGGAAGCCACCGGTCGAGCGTGCGGACGGTCTACCTCGCCGAATGGTCGGAGGCGGGACCCGAGCTCACCTTCCGCGTGGTCGGTGACGGCTTCCTGCGCGGCATGGTGCGCGGGCTGGTCGGCACGCTGGTCGAGATCGGCCTCGGACGCCGCGAACCGGCCGGCCTCGGCGGCCTGCTCGCCGGAGGGGTGCGCGCCGACGCCGGCCCCACCGCGCCCGCGGCGGGCCTCTGTCTCGCTCGCGTCTTCTATCCGACGGCGTGGGGAGGTCCGCCGTGGGACGACCGCCAGGACGCGAGTCGGGCGCTCTCCGTATGCTAG
- a CDS encoding GNAT family N-acetyltransferase translates to MVSPAQARPRVVSLRAAQVSDASLLARWRAEASVRRHQPLRDLPLAEIRDELAALRPSELWRSQGDRFQWLVLADREPVGWITLLVVNWEHGLAEIGYALTTAEQGKGLMPAALQLLLEDLFSGTTLHRLEARCAVENVASQKVLERLGFEREGLLRDYFRVGVERVDNYIYSLLRTDWRHGSG, encoded by the coding sequence ATGGTGAGCCCAGCCCAGGCGCGACCGCGTGTCGTTTCGCTGCGCGCGGCGCAGGTCAGCGATGCGTCGCTGCTGGCGCGCTGGCGTGCCGAGGCGTCGGTCCGCCGTCACCAGCCGCTGCGCGATCTTCCGCTCGCCGAGATCCGGGACGAGCTCGCGGCGCTGCGCCCGTCGGAGCTCTGGCGCTCGCAGGGCGACCGGTTCCAGTGGCTCGTGCTCGCCGACCGCGAGCCCGTCGGCTGGATCACCCTGCTGGTGGTCAACTGGGAGCACGGTCTCGCCGAGATCGGCTACGCCCTCACCACCGCCGAGCAGGGCAAGGGGCTGATGCCCGCGGCGCTGCAGCTGCTGCTCGAGGATCTCTTCTCGGGTACGACCCTCCACCGCCTCGAAGCGCGCTGCGCGGTGGAGAACGTCGCTTCGCAGAAGGTGCTCGAGCGGCTCGGTTTCGAGCGCGAAGGGCTGTTGCGCGACTACTTCCGGGTCGGCGTCGAACGAGTCGACAACTACATTTACTCCTTGCTGCGAACCGACTGGCGCCACGGCAGCGGTTGA
- a CDS encoding UvrD-helicase domain-containing protein produces MRSWPPPSRDRFGRPAARRDGEAASRRRGRHLVSASGKLDFARTLNDEQLAAVTHGDGPQLVLAGAGSGKTRVITYRIAWLVLERGVEPDEIAAVTFTNKAAGEMRERTEQLLGRAPLPVFLGTFHRFSLQLLRRYGDRVGLARDFAILDTDDQIGLIKQALAAEGLAEASYPPRTMLSAISGAKNKLLTPDAYEREAHDFFSQRVGRVYRRYQGLLQQASGVDFDDMLALAVRLLVEHPDLKERIRRRTRHLMVDEFQDTNHAQLRLIGELMPVDGNLTAVGDEDQGIYRWRGADLDNILGFERHFPSAVVRKLERNYRSTQTILSAANAVVANNRHRRGKRLWTDAGAGEPIAVYRAADEIDEARWVARTLSELATRYRLSDLAVLVRTNAQTRAYEDEFFQQRIPYTLVGGVRFYERAEIKDLIAYLRLLRNPRDSFSLARVINQPPRGIGKGTQQALEERAAERGVIPWDLIESDELGNLPSRAATALRAFRELLATLRTFATELPLPALLDELLQRTGYAELYRRPDPEDEARLENIREFLSAAQSFTESHSWGPESEDDMLTAFLDHVALFSDVDLWNPERGVSLMTLHSAKGLEFPAVVVGGLEEGLLPHYNTQGRPEDVEEERRLLYVGMTRARERLHLTTCRRRRIAGRYQDQIPSPFLDEVPARLTRVEESPALFSSSRVRGVYDFFGREPAVPIDAEPSTSSRPRRGARVRHPSLGQGVVLDLEGEGEDLKITVYFDRAGKRKLIARYATLEPI; encoded by the coding sequence ATGCGGTCGTGGCCGCCACCGTCGCGCGATCGTTTCGGTCGCCCGGCTGCTCGCCGGGATGGAGAAGCGGCGAGCCGCCGCCGGGGCCGGCACCTCGTGAGCGCTTCCGGCAAGCTCGACTTCGCGCGCACTCTCAACGACGAGCAGCTCGCCGCGGTGACCCACGGCGACGGACCCCAGCTCGTCCTCGCCGGGGCCGGCTCGGGCAAGACCCGGGTCATCACCTACCGGATCGCCTGGCTGGTCCTCGAGCGCGGTGTCGAACCGGACGAGATCGCGGCCGTCACCTTCACCAACAAGGCGGCCGGCGAGATGCGCGAGCGCACCGAGCAGTTGCTCGGCCGGGCACCGCTGCCGGTCTTCCTCGGCACCTTCCACCGCTTCTCCCTCCAGTTGCTGCGGCGCTACGGCGACCGGGTCGGCCTGGCCCGCGACTTCGCCATCCTCGACACCGACGACCAGATCGGCCTGATCAAGCAGGCGCTCGCCGCCGAAGGGCTGGCCGAGGCGTCGTACCCGCCACGCACCATGCTCTCGGCGATCAGCGGCGCGAAGAACAAGCTGCTCACCCCCGACGCCTACGAACGCGAGGCCCACGACTTCTTCTCGCAGCGTGTCGGCCGCGTCTACCGCCGTTACCAGGGGCTGCTCCAGCAGGCCTCCGGCGTCGATTTCGACGACATGCTGGCACTCGCCGTGCGGCTCCTCGTCGAGCATCCCGATCTCAAGGAGAGGATCCGCCGGCGCACCCGCCACCTGATGGTCGACGAGTTCCAGGACACGAACCACGCACAGTTGCGGCTCATCGGCGAGCTGATGCCGGTCGACGGCAATCTCACCGCGGTCGGCGACGAGGACCAGGGGATCTACCGGTGGCGTGGCGCCGACCTCGACAACATCCTGGGCTTCGAGCGCCACTTCCCTTCGGCGGTGGTACGCAAGCTCGAGCGCAACTACCGTTCGACGCAGACCATCCTCTCGGCGGCCAATGCCGTCGTCGCCAACAACCGACACCGGCGCGGCAAGCGCCTGTGGACCGATGCCGGCGCCGGCGAGCCGATCGCCGTCTACCGCGCCGCCGACGAGATCGACGAGGCCCGCTGGGTGGCACGAACGCTCTCCGAGCTCGCCACGCGATACCGGCTGAGCGACCTCGCGGTGCTGGTGCGCACGAACGCGCAGACCCGCGCCTACGAGGACGAGTTCTTCCAGCAGCGCATTCCCTACACCCTGGTGGGCGGCGTCCGGTTCTACGAACGGGCAGAGATCAAGGACCTGATCGCCTACCTGCGGCTGCTGCGCAATCCGCGCGACTCGTTCTCGCTCGCCCGGGTGATCAACCAGCCGCCGCGTGGCATCGGCAAGGGCACCCAGCAGGCGCTCGAGGAGCGCGCCGCCGAGCGCGGGGTGATCCCCTGGGACTTGATCGAGAGCGACGAGCTCGGCAACCTCCCTTCGCGGGCTGCCACCGCACTGCGCGCCTTCCGCGAGCTGCTGGCGACGCTGCGGACCTTCGCCACCGAGCTGCCGCTGCCGGCGCTGCTCGACGAGCTGCTGCAGCGCACCGGCTACGCCGAGCTCTACCGGCGACCCGACCCCGAGGACGAGGCACGGCTGGAGAACATCCGCGAGTTCCTCTCCGCCGCGCAGTCGTTCACCGAGTCGCACAGCTGGGGACCGGAGTCCGAGGACGACATGTTGACCGCCTTCCTCGACCACGTCGCGCTCTTCTCCGACGTCGACCTGTGGAACCCGGAGCGCGGCGTCTCGCTGATGACCCTGCACAGCGCCAAGGGGCTCGAGTTTCCCGCCGTGGTGGTCGGGGGCCTCGAGGAAGGACTGCTCCCGCACTACAACACGCAGGGTCGCCCCGAGGACGTCGAAGAGGAGCGGCGGCTGCTCTACGTCGGCATGACCCGCGCCCGGGAGCGGCTGCACCTGACGACCTGCCGCCGGCGACGGATCGCCGGGCGCTACCAGGACCAGATCCCCTCGCCGTTTCTCGACGAGGTCCCGGCGCGGTTGACGCGGGTGGAGGAGAGCCCGGCGCTCTTCTCCTCGTCGCGGGTGCGCGGGGTCTACGACTTCTTCGGTCGCGAGCCGGCGGTTCCGATCGACGCGGAGCCCTCGACGAGCTCGCGACCGCGGCGCGGAGCCCGGGTGCGCCATCCGAGCCTGGGCCAGGGGGTGGTTCTCGACCTCGAAGGCGAGGGCGAGGACCTCAAGATCACCGTCTATTTCGATCGCGCCGGCAAGCGCAAGCTCATCGCCCGCTACGCCACGCTCGAGCCGATCTGA
- a CDS encoding thioesterase, with product MPKTIEPLAEASLTHRVGREDLASAVALAPGERFPDVLSTSRLVALLELAAARCLAPLLDDGELSVGVTVDIAHTAATPVGATVECTARYLGRDGKLFDFEVAAFDEGGECGRGRHRRAIVSVARLLAGMEKRRAAAGAGTS from the coding sequence ATGCCGAAAACGATCGAACCGCTTGCCGAGGCCTCGCTCACCCATCGCGTCGGTCGCGAGGACCTGGCCAGCGCCGTCGCCCTCGCCCCCGGCGAGCGCTTTCCCGACGTTCTCTCCACTTCGCGGCTCGTCGCCCTGCTCGAGCTCGCCGCCGCCCGCTGTCTCGCACCGCTGCTCGACGACGGCGAGCTCTCGGTCGGCGTGACCGTCGACATCGCCCACACCGCCGCGACGCCGGTCGGTGCCACCGTCGAGTGCACGGCACGGTACCTCGGACGCGATGGCAAGCTCTTCGACTTCGAGGTCGCAGCGTTCGACGAGGGCGGCGAATGCGGTCGTGGCCGCCACCGTCGCGCGATCGTTTCGGTCGCCCGGCTGCTCGCCGGGATGGAGAAGCGGCGAGCCGCCGCCGGGGCCGGCACCTCGTGA
- a CDS encoding VOC family protein produces MSENGAPAIGTVGWVDLTVEEAPRLRDFYAAVVGWKAVDVDMGGYADYSMQNAAGATVARVCHARGANSDLPPVWLVYFVVEDLDQAIAASRERGGELVAPPRSAGPSARYAVLRDPEGATFALYQPAAR; encoded by the coding sequence ATGAGCGAGAACGGAGCTCCGGCAATCGGGACCGTGGGCTGGGTCGACCTGACGGTGGAGGAGGCGCCGCGCTTGCGCGACTTCTACGCTGCGGTCGTGGGGTGGAAGGCGGTGGACGTCGACATGGGGGGCTACGCCGACTACTCGATGCAGAACGCTGCCGGCGCCACGGTGGCGCGGGTGTGCCACGCTCGCGGCGCGAATTCCGATCTGCCACCGGTCTGGTTGGTCTACTTCGTGGTGGAGGACCTCGACCAGGCGATCGCTGCGAGCCGCGAACGGGGAGGGGAGTTGGTGGCGCCGCCGCGGAGTGCAGGTCCGTCGGCGCGCTACGCCGTGCTGCGCGACCCGGAAGGGGCGACGTTCGCCCTCTATCAGCCCGCCGCACGCTGA